The sequence CGATCTCGGAGGCCGTACTGTGACCTCACATTCGGTCCTCGCGGCCACCGATGAGATCAGTCCCGCGCAGGACATCTACCGTCAGCTTCGCGGGCTGAGATTGTCCGGCCAACTAGGGCGTGTCTCCTAACCGTTTGAGCCAGAGGGTGATGGCTCGTAGGACGGCGCCGCCGCGGTAGGTGAGCGCGAGTTTGTCGTAGCGCGTCGCGAGGCCGCGCCACTGCTTGTCTTCGTTGAAGCCGCGCTCAACGACGTTGCGGCCCTTGTAATCCTCGATGTCGTACCTGACCGGTCGGCCGCCACGGGAGCCGCGTCGTTTCCGGTTTCCTTGCTGGTCGGACGGCTCGGGGATCACGGCGACGATGCCACGATCGCGCAGATGGGTGCGGATCGCGCGCGACGAGTACGCCTTGTCGGCGCGGACCCGCTCCGGTCGGGTGCGTGGTCTGCCCGGGCCGACCCGGGCGACGCTGAGGTGATCCATGAGCACCGGGAACATCGGCGCATCCCCGGCCTGACCGGGACCAACGAGCACGACCAGCGGAAGCCCGCGCCCGTCGACGAGGTGATGGATCTTCGTGCTCAAACCACCCCGTGACCGGCCAATCGCATGGTCAGGCGGCTCCTCGCGCAGATTCTTGTAACTCGACAGAGCCCCCTGTGTCGCGCGGGAGGTTCGTCGCGTGTTGATGCGCACGGTTGATCGTCGAGTCCACGCTGACAGCCCAGTCAATCTCGCCCACAGCGTCCGCATCAGCGAGGATCTCCGCGTGGATCTCATCCCAAGTGCCGTCCGCGCTGAACCGGCGGTGCCGCTTCCACGCCGTCTGCCACGGCCCGAACTCCGCCGGCAGATCCCGCCACGGCGAACCCGTCCGGAACCGCCACACGATCCCCTCGACAACGCGACGATGATCCTGGAATGGCCGCCCGCCCTTACGCGAAGCGACCGGCATCAAAGGCTCGATCCGAGCCCACGCAGCATCCGAGAGAGTACGAGTACGCGACACGCCCCCAAGCCTGCCTCATCCTCCCGCAGAGGTTAGGAGACACGCCCTAGTTGAGTCCGCCGTTGGCCCGCCGGACGAGTCCGGGCAGGCGCACCAGGTCGAGCAGGCACAGCAGGAGCACGATCCCCCCGAACACGAACCCGATGCCCCACGGAGCACTGGCGAGACCGGCGACGGTCAGGATCGGGTACACCACCCCGAGCGCACGATGCCCCAGGTAGAACCGGTGCGCCCCCACCAGCCCGAGTGCCACACACAGGACGTAGGTGAGCAGGAGGTTCTTCGGCGTACGGTCCACGCGGCAACCCTAGCCGGGACTAGAACAACCGCCGCAAGTTCGTCTTCGCCAGGTCGAACAGCTCGTCGCCGCGGCCCGAGAGGACGGTGCGGATCGAGTACAGCGCGAAGCCTTTGGCCTGCTCGAACTGGATGGCCGGCGGAATGGTGAGTTCCTGCGGGTCCGTCACCACGTCTACGAGAGCCGGGCCGTCGTGCGTGAAGGCCTCCGTGAGGGCCGCGTCCACGTCCCCCGAGTCCTCCACGCGGATGCCCTTGATGCCCATGGCCCGGGCCACGGCCGCGAAGTCGGGGTTCTCCAGGCTCGTGGCGAAGGGCAGCTGTCCGGCGGCCTTCATCTCGAGCTCGACGAAGTTCAGCGACGAGTTGTTGAACACCACCACCTTCGCCGGCAGCTTCATCTGCACCAGCGTGAGCAGGTCACCCAGCAGCATGGTCAGCCCTCCGTCGCCGGAGAGCGTGACGGTCTGCCGAGCGCGGTCCTGGGCCAGCACGCCGATCGCCTGCGGCACCGCATTCGCCATGGAGCCGTGCGAGAACGAGCCGAGCAGCCGGCGTCGTCCGTTCATCTCGAGGTAGCGGGCGGCGTAGACCACGGGGGAGCCGACGTCCGGGATGAACACGGCGTCCTCGGCCGCCAGCGCGCTGATCCGCCGGGCCAGGTACTGCGGGTGCACCGCTGCGCCCTTCCGTGCCGGGGTGGCGAGGTCGTCCAGTTTCGCGCGCGTCTTGGCATAGTGCTTCCGCGCGTCCGCGAGGTGCTTGTCCTTCTTCTGCTCCAGCAGCGGGACCAGCGCGGCCGCCGTCTCCCGCACCCCACCCACCAGGGCCACGTCCACGGGGTGCCTGCGACCGATCTGCTCGCCACGGATGTCGACCTGGACCACCTGCGCATCGTCCGGATAGAACTGCGGATAGGGGAAGTCCGTGCCCAGCATGAGGATGGCGTCCGCCTCGCACATCGCCTTGTACCCGCTGGCGAAGCCGAGCAGGCCGGTCATGCCGACGTCATAGGGGCTGTCGTACTCCAGGTGTTCCTTGCCGCGCATCGCGTGCACGATCGGCGAGGCCAGCCGTTCGGCCAGCTGCATCACCTCGGCGTGGGCGCCCGCGGTCCCCGCACCGCCCAGGATCGTGACGCTCCGCGCCGCGTTGAGGACGTCGGCGGCCTCCTGCAACTGGTCCGGCAGGGGCACGACGGCGGAGCGGGCCTTTCGCACGAGGGTGCGGCGATCGTCGTGGGCGGCCGCCGAGGCGACATCGCCGGGGATCACCAGTACCGCCACGCCGCGTTGCTCGATGGCGGTGCGCAGGGCGATCTCCAGCAGGCGGGGCATCTGCTTCGGATCGGCCACGTACTCCACATAGACGGAGCATTCCCGGAACAGCTCCTGCGGATGCGTCTCCTGGAAGTAGGTGGTGCCGATCTCCTCCGTGGGGATGTGGGCGGCGATCGCGAGCACCGGGACGCGGCTGCGTTGCGCGTCGTACAGACCGTTGATCAGATGCAGGTTCCCCGGGCCGCAACTGCCCGCACAGACCGTCACCTCTCCGGTCATCTCGGCCTCGGCCCCGGCGGCGAAGGCGGCGGTCTCCTCGTGGCGCACGTGCACCCACTCGATCTCGGGGTGGGTTCGGAGGGACTCCGTGATGGCATTGAGCGAATCGCCGGGAAGGCCGTAGATGCGCTTGACGCCATTGAGGGAAAGGGTCTGGATGAGGTTCTCGGCAACGGTGACCATGGGCTCAGCGTAGGGGTGGGGGCACCTTCAGGGGGAGGGTGTCCGATCGGGGTGCCCGTCCCTCGCCACCCGGGGGGCGCTGATGGAAGGGTGGTCCCATGGCTTCCCCCTCTACCCCAGCGTCTACCCCCATCCCGGCGTCGATCCCCACGCCGATCCCCACGTCCGGGCCGATGTCCGCCACGTCCGCAACGTCCATCTCGGTGTCCGGCACGGTCGACGCCATCGTGATCGGGCTCGGGCCCGGCGGGGAGGACGTCGCCGCACGGCTGGCGCGCGGCGGCTGGTCGGTACTGGCCGTGGACGAGCACCTGGTGGGCGGCGAATGTCCGTACTACGGCTGCATCCCGTCGAAGATGATGCTGCACGAGTCCCGGAGGGCGGACGCCTCGTGGGCGAGGGTGGCGCGGCGGATCCGTGAGGAAGCCACGGACCAGTGGGACGACCGGGTGGCTGTGGAGAGGCTGCTCGGCACCGGTGCGAAGTTCGTCCACGGTCGGGCGGAGATCGTGGGAGGTCCCGCAGCCGGCCCGGCCTCAGCCGGCACCGAGGTCACCGTCACCCCGAACGACGGCGGCGCGCACCAGACCTGGACGGCCCGCCGTGCGGTGGTCCTGAACACCGGCTCTGAATCAATGCAGGTCCCGGTGCCCGGCCTACCGGAGGCGGTGACGTGGACCCACCGGGACGTGGTGACGGCCGAGACACTCCCGGCCTCCCTCGCCATCGTGGGCGGTGGACCCTTGGGGTGCGAGCTGGGGCAGGCTCTGGCCGGGTTCGGGGTCCGCGTCAGCCTGCTGGTGCGCGGTGAACGGCTGCTCTCGGGAGAGACCCCGGAGGCCGGCGAGCTGGTGGCGGAGCGGTTCCGGGCCGAGGGGATCGACGTCCGTACGGGGACGGAGATCAGTGGCGTGCAGGCGGGGGAGGCCTCCCGGTATGAGACGTCCCACGGCATCCCGGCCTCGGCCGGCCCCGTAGACCTGGAGCTGACCACGGGGGGCCGGTTGACCGTGGACCGTGTGCTGCTGGCCGCTGGCCGAGCGCCGCGGGACTCCGTCGAGGTGGATGACTGGTGCCGTGTCCTGGACAGCGCGGCCGCGGAGAGAGGGCAACCCGTGCCGGGCCGGTACGCCATCGGGGACATGACCGGTGCCGGCCCCTTCACCCACACGTCCATGGCCCAGGCGGCGGTGGTGGCGGACCAGCTCCTGGCCGGAGCAGCCCCGCGCCCCTTCCCCCGCCAGGCCGTACCCCGGGTGACGTACACGGATCCGGAGGTGGCCGCCGTCGGGCTCTCTGAGGGTGAGGCCCGGAAGGCCGTGGAGCATCAGGGTGGCGATGCCTCGGAGGTCCACGTGGCGAGGGTGGATCTCGGGGCCTCGAGCCGGGGGTGGATCGACGAGGTTCGAGGGCACCTGACCCTGGTGGCCCTGGCGGATGGGAAGACAGCCGAGAAGGCGGATGAGCAGGCGGATGAGCCGGGAAACAGGAACAAGAAGAGTAGGACGAGTGGGGGAGTGCTCGTCGGCGCGGCGGTGGTGGGCCCCCATGCCGGGGAGATCCTCGGGGCGCTCACCGTGGCCGTCCACGCCGGGGTGCCCTTGGCCGAGCTGGCCCGCATCCCGTGGGCCTACCCCACCCTGCACCGGGCCATCGGGGATGCCCTCGCCCAGTTCGGCAGCGACGTCATCGGCGTAGAGTCGGCAGCAGGCCGGGCTTCCTGACGTGGACCGTGTGGTAGATCAGGCCGGAACCACCTGCGGTGAAGCGGCGCATCGAGCGCCGAGGCATCCACAGGAGGTCACCGGGCCGTAGGGCCAGGTCTCCCTCTGCGGTGCCGAGCGTGCCGGAGCCGTCGAGGACATGGATCATCACGTCGTTGTCTGGGCCCTGGTGCGCGTCGATCCCGTCGCCGGCCGGCAGCGAGATGATGTTCGAGTCGAGCTCCCGGACCGGCTCCTCGAGTTTCCAGATCGCGCCTGGGGCGACTGGGGAGAGTGTGGCGTCTGTGGCGTCGGCGGAGGTCGCTGTCTCGCGGGCGGCGAGGGCGGCGCGGGCGGCGAGGGCGGCGAGGTCTTCGGTGTTGACCAGGCGGCGGGGTGTCTGGGGTGTGGGCATGGGAGTCCCTTCTGTGGTGCCTCCTGTGGTTCCTTGAGGCTAACCGTGTCCTGCCCTTGACGTCGGCACGATGCCGACACGCCGCCGCCGTGGACAGGACACGCCGCCGTGCTGGATCAAAAGAATCTGTGCACAACGGTGGGCCTCTTCATCCACACCCTGTGGACGTTCTCCGGCCCGCAACCGTCGATCGGCGTGATTCCGGCGTTCCGGGCGGGTGCGTTCACGGTCCGTTCATCCACACTGCCTGTGGACGAGCTGGGGGAAACTAATCTCAACCATGTAAGACAGGATCTTGTGGTTGTTCCATCCGGTCACCACTAGATGTAGTATTGATGTCAGCAGTTCGGACCGGCAGTTTTCACGCCGGAGAGTCCGGGCGGGCCCGGAATCCACGGTGTCGGGACCTGTTGAACAGGTCCTGGACGGATTTCGCGGCCATGACGCAAGAACACAGACCACAGAGCAAAACGCCCGCCGGTCCGGCATCCCGGACGCGGTAACCGAGGACAGGGGAATGACCATGACCGTCACCGTTTACTCCAAGCCGGCTTGCGTGCAGTGCAATGCCACCTACCGCGCCCTGGACAAGAAGGGCATCGCCTACGAGACCGTGGACATGTCCCAGGACGCCGAGGCGCTGGAGCGCGTTCGGTCGTTGGGCTACATGCAGGCCCCGGTCGTCATCACGGGTGCCGAGCACTGGTCCGGCTTCCGTCCGGACAAGATCGAGGAGCTGGCCACCGCCGCTGCCGCCTCGGTGGCCTGAGGTACCCGAGGTCACCATGACGAGCGTGGTCAGCGACAGCAGGCCGACAGGTGTTGCGGGGTCCCTGACCCCACAGCAGACGGCTGCACGCCTGATCTACTTCTCCTCCGCCTCCGGCTACACTCACCGCTTCGTCTCCAAACTGGAGCTGCCGGAGGGTGAGGCGGCGCGGTTGCCGATCATCACCAAGGAGCCGACCCTCCTGGCCACAGAGCCCTTCGTTCTCATCCTGCCGACCTATGGCGGGGGAGACGGCAAGGGAGCCGTGCCGAAGCAGGTCATCAAGTTCCTCAACGTCAAGTCGAACCGGGATCTGATCCGGGGCGTCATTGCCGCAGGGAACACCAACTTCTACGAGGCTTACTGCCTCGCCGGGGACATCGTGGCGCGCAAGTGCGAGGTCCCTCTGATGTACAGATTCGAACTCATGGGCACGCCGGAGGACGTCACGGCCGTGCGCGAAGGACTGGAAAGGTTTTGGGGATGACAATCACCGAGCAGGACATGATCAGGTCGGCCAAAGAGTTGCCGGCGGCATGGCAGAACCTGGGCTACCACGAGCTGAACGCCATGCTGAACCTCTACGGTGCGGACGGCAAGATCCAGTTCGAGGCAGACCACGCCGCAGCACGTCAGTACTTCCTGCAGCATGTCAACAACAACACCGTCTTCTTCCACGACCTGAACGAGAAGCTGACCTACCTCGTGGAGCACGACTACTACGAGGCCGAGACGCTGGAGCAGTACTCCGCCGAGTTCCGGACGAGTCTCTGGGACCGCGCCTACGGGCTGAAGTTCCGCTTCCCCACCTTCCTGGGTGCCTTCAAGTTCTACACGTCCTACGCGCTGAAGACCTTCGACGGCAAGCGCTACCTGGAGCGCTACGAGGACCGCGTCTGCATGGTGGCCCTGCACCTGGCCCAGGGCGATGAGCAGCTCGCCGTCGACCTGGTGGAGGAGATGGTGGGCGGCCGCTTCCAGCCCGCCACCCCGACCTTCCTCAACGCCGGCAAGGCCCAGCGCGGCGAGCTCGTCTCCTGCTTCCTGCTGCGCATCGAGGACAACATGGAGTCGATCGCGCGCAGCATCAACTCCTCCCTGCAGCTGTCCAAGCGCGGCGGCGGCGTGGCGCTGTCCCTCACCAACATCCGTGAGCACGGCGCACCGATCAAGCAGATCGAGAACCAGTCCTCCGGCGTCATCCCGGTGATGAAGCTCCTCGAAGACTCCTTCTCCTACGCGAACCAGCTCGGTGCCCGCCAGGGCGCCGGCGCCGTGTACCTGCACGCCCACCACCCGGACATCTACCGGTTCCTGGACACCAAGCGGGAGAACGCTGACGAGAAGGTTCGCATCAAGACCCTGTCCCTGGGCGTCGTCATCCCGGACATCACGTTCGAGCTGGCCAAGAAGAACGAGGACATGTACCTCTTCAGCCCGTACGACGTGCAACGCGTCTACGGCAAGCCGTTCACCGAGATCTCGGTGTCGGAGAAGTACTACGAGATGGTCGACGACGCGCGGATCAAGAAGACCAAGATCAACGCCCGCGAGTTCTTCCAGACCCTCGCCGAGATCCAGTTCGAGTCCGGCTACCCGTACATCGTGTTCGAGGACACGGTGAACCAGGCCAACCCCATCAAGGGCCGGATCACCATGTCCAACCTGTGCTCCGAGATCCTCCAGGTCTCCGAGGCCTCGGAGTTCAACGAGGACCTGACCTACGCCTCCGTGGGCAAGGACATCTCCTGCAACCTCGGGTCCATGAACATCGCCAAGACCATGGACTCGCCGGACTTCGGCAAGTCCATCGAGACGGCCATCCGGGCGCTCACCGCGGTGTCCACCATGTCTGAGATCAACTCGGTGCCGTCCATCGTCCAGGGCAACAACACCTCACACGCCATCGGCCTGGGCCAGATGAACCTGCACGGCTACTTGGCCCGCGAGCGGGTGCACTACGGTTCCGAAGAGGGCATCGACTTCACGAACATCTACTTCTACACGGTGCTGTTCCACGCCCTGCGGTCCTCCAACCGCCTCGCGATGGAGACCGGGACGACGTTCGGTGGCTTCGAGGACTCCACGTACGCCTCCGGGAAGTTCTTCGACAAGTACACCGAACAGGTCTGGGAGCCGGCCACCCCGCGGGTCGCCGAGCTGTTCTCCGGTGCCAACGTGTCCATCCCCACCCAGGCTGACTGGCGCGAGCTGAAGGCCTCCGTCATGGAGCACGGCATCTTCAACCAGAACCTGCAGGCCGTGCCGCCGACCGGTTCGATCTCCTACATCAACAACTCGACCTCCTCGATCCACCCGGTCGCCTCAAAGATCGAGATCCGCAAGGAGGGCAAGCTGGGCCGCGTCTACTACCCGGCTCCCTACCTGACGAACGAGAACCTCGAGTACTACGACGATGCGTACGAGATCGGCTACGAGAAGGTCATCGACACCTACGCCGCCGCCACTCAGCACGTGGACCAGGGGCTGTCCCTGACCCTGTTCTTCAAGGACACGGCCACCACGCGTGACTTGAACAAGGCCCAGATCTACGCCTGGCGAAAGGGCATCAAGACCATCTACTACATCCGGTTGCGCCAGCTCGCGCTGGAAGGCACCGAGGTCGAGGGCTGCGTCTCCTGCATGCTCTGACCCGTCAGGCTTCCGGGCCCGACGCCGGCCACTAGCCTTGGTCGGGCGGATCGCCTTCCCGGCGGTCCGCCCGACCGAACCACGAATCACCCACAGCACTGCACCCTTGAAGTGAGGACGACACCTGAGATGATGGCCGACGCTGTCAAGACCCTCGAGACCGTCGAGGCAATCAACTGGAACCG comes from Citricoccus muralis and encodes:
- the nrdH gene encoding glutaredoxin-like protein NrdH, whose product is MTVTVYSKPACVQCNATYRALDKKGIAYETVDMSQDAEALERVRSLGYMQAPVVITGAEHWSGFRPDKIEELATAAAASVA
- the poxB gene encoding ubiquinone-dependent pyruvate dehydrogenase → MVTVAENLIQTLSLNGVKRIYGLPGDSLNAITESLRTHPEIEWVHVRHEETAAFAAGAEAEMTGEVTVCAGSCGPGNLHLINGLYDAQRSRVPVLAIAAHIPTEEIGTTYFQETHPQELFRECSVYVEYVADPKQMPRLLEIALRTAIEQRGVAVLVIPGDVASAAAHDDRRTLVRKARSAVVPLPDQLQEAADVLNAARSVTILGGAGTAGAHAEVMQLAERLASPIVHAMRGKEHLEYDSPYDVGMTGLLGFASGYKAMCEADAILMLGTDFPYPQFYPDDAQVVQVDIRGEQIGRRHPVDVALVGGVRETAAALVPLLEQKKDKHLADARKHYAKTRAKLDDLATPARKGAAVHPQYLARRISALAAEDAVFIPDVGSPVVYAARYLEMNGRRRLLGSFSHGSMANAVPQAIGVLAQDRARQTVTLSGDGGLTMLLGDLLTLVQMKLPAKVVVFNNSSLNFVELEMKAAGQLPFATSLENPDFAAVARAMGIKGIRVEDSGDVDAALTEAFTHDGPALVDVVTDPQELTIPPAIQFEQAKGFALYSIRTVLSGRGDELFDLAKTNLRRLF
- a CDS encoding NINE protein, encoding MDRTPKNLLLTYVLCVALGLVGAHRFYLGHRALGVVYPILTVAGLASAPWGIGFVFGGIVLLLCLLDLVRLPGLVRRANGGLN
- a CDS encoding dihydrolipoyl dehydrogenase family protein, giving the protein MASPSTPASTPIPASIPTPIPTSGPMSATSATSISVSGTVDAIVIGLGPGGEDVAARLARGGWSVLAVDEHLVGGECPYYGCIPSKMMLHESRRADASWARVARRIREEATDQWDDRVAVERLLGTGAKFVHGRAEIVGGPAAGPASAGTEVTVTPNDGGAHQTWTARRAVVLNTGSESMQVPVPGLPEAVTWTHRDVVTAETLPASLAIVGGGPLGCELGQALAGFGVRVSLLVRGERLLSGETPEAGELVAERFRAEGIDVRTGTEISGVQAGEASRYETSHGIPASAGPVDLELTTGGRLTVDRVLLAAGRAPRDSVEVDDWCRVLDSAAAERGQPVPGRYAIGDMTGAGPFTHTSMAQAAVVADQLLAGAAPRPFPRQAVPRVTYTDPEVAAVGLSEGEARKAVEHQGGDASEVHVARVDLGASSRGWIDEVRGHLTLVALADGKTAEKADEQADEPGNRNKKSRTSGGVLVGAAVVGPHAGEILGALTVAVHAGVPLAELARIPWAYPTLHRAIGDALAQFGSDVIGVESAAGRAS
- the nrdE gene encoding class 1b ribonucleoside-diphosphate reductase subunit alpha, whose protein sequence is MTITEQDMIRSAKELPAAWQNLGYHELNAMLNLYGADGKIQFEADHAAARQYFLQHVNNNTVFFHDLNEKLTYLVEHDYYEAETLEQYSAEFRTSLWDRAYGLKFRFPTFLGAFKFYTSYALKTFDGKRYLERYEDRVCMVALHLAQGDEQLAVDLVEEMVGGRFQPATPTFLNAGKAQRGELVSCFLLRIEDNMESIARSINSSLQLSKRGGGVALSLTNIREHGAPIKQIENQSSGVIPVMKLLEDSFSYANQLGARQGAGAVYLHAHHPDIYRFLDTKRENADEKVRIKTLSLGVVIPDITFELAKKNEDMYLFSPYDVQRVYGKPFTEISVSEKYYEMVDDARIKKTKINAREFFQTLAEIQFESGYPYIVFEDTVNQANPIKGRITMSNLCSEILQVSEASEFNEDLTYASVGKDISCNLGSMNIAKTMDSPDFGKSIETAIRALTAVSTMSEINSVPSIVQGNNTSHAIGLGQMNLHGYLARERVHYGSEEGIDFTNIYFYTVLFHALRSSNRLAMETGTTFGGFEDSTYASGKFFDKYTEQVWEPATPRVAELFSGANVSIPTQADWRELKASVMEHGIFNQNLQAVPPTGSISYINNSTSSIHPVASKIEIRKEGKLGRVYYPAPYLTNENLEYYDDAYEIGYEKVIDTYAAATQHVDQGLSLTLFFKDTATTRDLNKAQIYAWRKGIKTIYYIRLRQLALEGTEVEGCVSCML
- the nrdI gene encoding class Ib ribonucleoside-diphosphate reductase assembly flavoprotein NrdI; translated protein: MTSVVSDSRPTGVAGSLTPQQTAARLIYFSSASGYTHRFVSKLELPEGEAARLPIITKEPTLLATEPFVLILPTYGGGDGKGAVPKQVIKFLNVKSNRDLIRGVIAAGNTNFYEAYCLAGDIVARKCEVPLMYRFELMGTPEDVTAVREGLERFWG
- a CDS encoding IS5 family transposase (programmed frameshift), which gives rise to MSRTRTLSDAAWARIEPLMPVASRKGGRPFQDHRRVVEGIVWRFRTGSPWRDLPAEFGPWQTAWKRHRRFSADGTWDEIHAEILADADAVGEIDWAVSVDSTINRAHQHATNLSRATQGALSSYKNLREEPPDHAIGRSRGGLSTKIHHLVDGRGLPLVVLVGPGQAGDAPMFPVLMDHLSVARVGPGRPRTRPERVRADKAYSSRAIRTHLRDRGIVAVIPEPSDQQGNRKRRGSRGGRPVRYDIEDYKGRNVVERGFNEDKQWRGLATRYDKLALTYRGGAVLRAITLWLKRLGDTP